The following are from one region of the Nicotiana tomentosiformis chromosome 7, ASM39032v3, whole genome shotgun sequence genome:
- the LOC104102187 gene encoding uncharacterized protein, which translates to MPSVGMRRTTRVFGARVLRSGRRLWTPGEEVKRAKHGNEWIELLDNVGRDGGGGGGATKYKENGWLKKDSAPKQDTNQETDIDVETKAMAEPETPIINPNSNSFRRWGTVYTRKRKRHESGKGDTVTEGKRYGKHFVRKKKVRAAYAKDSDKSEEGQISTGIVIVNTSCGSSYWVSCLLNCVLRYLRKSTISLQQIFGFINSKPLRDVSSLHGILLLQDQTPRKIKTGACFIAGVTCSIPVFALDFSTVPCCFIYLHSSMLLRFIHMSYALVMYSTVMVEETNVTNEKEIVSCLIPVNNQSGLDVSTSGMYDGEIAVVHATVGVPKLAAHHLQLRNSRGIQKRRSSLSSRRGRRSCFGSQDVIGALASDRLRLRRNGLRFSSRTSRYELRSSGQKISTPSIKELKSALVELTQDIDATSCSANILVIELDKCYRQEGATIAMELSGSKQWILAVKIGGVRRFNLTAEKVMRPCSANRVTHDIIWVGDRGWKLEFPDRRDWLIFKELYKECSDRNVQPPALSIIPVPGVREVSGYAESNPAQFARPDSYITVRDDELARALARSTACYDMDSDDEEWLENINGELCLENKHLSVESFEILIDTFEKGFYCNPDDYSDEKAAINSCLDKEKKEIVEAVYSYWSKKRKQNRSSLIRIFQCYQPRRSQVIPKSVLRKKRSFKRQGSQAGRGKHRPFLPAMVTEKDALQRQNSVLKVQEAKAAANKSEDLAVRLRQRAQQLMENADLATYKAAMALKIAEAAKIAKSTEAVAPFFIG; encoded by the exons ATGCCTTCGGTAGGGATGAGAAGGACTACAAGGGTTTTTGGGGCGAGGGTTTTGAGGTCAGGAAGGCGGTTGTGGACCCCAGGTGAGGAGGTTAAGAGGGCGAAACACGGAAATGAGTGGATTGAGCTTCTTGACAATGTAGGAAgagatggtggtggtggtggtggggcCACTAAGTACAAGGAAAACGGGTGGCTTAAGAAGGATAGTGCTCCAAAGCAAGACACTAACCAAGAAACGGATATTGATGTAGAGACTAAGGCAATGGCTGAACCGGAGACACCAATCATTAATCCGAATAGCAATAGTTTTAGGAGGTGGGGAACTGTATATACGAGGAAGAGGAAAAGGCATGAATCGGGGAAAGGTGATACGGTAACAGAGGGCAAGAGGTATGGCAAGCACTTCGTTAGGAAGAAAAAAGTTAGGGCAGCTTATGCTAAGGATTCAGATAAATCTGAAGAGGGTCAAATATCAACTGGCATTGTTATTGTAAATACATCATGTGGAAGCAGTTATTGGGTTTCCTGCCTTTTGAATTGTGTTTTAAGGTACTTGAGGAAGTCAACTATTAGTTTGCAGCAAATCTTTGGATTCATTAACTCAAAACCCTTGAGGGACGTTTCTTCATTGCACGGTATCCTCCTTCTACAG GATCAGACTCCAAGGAAAATCAAAACTGGAGCTTGCTTTATCGCTGGTGTCACATGCTCGATTCCTGTTTTTGCTCTGGACTTTTCTACAGTCCCGTGTTGCTTTATATACTTGCACTCAAGCATGCTTCTCAGATTTATTCACATGTCCTATGCATTGGTCATGTATTCTACAGTTATGGTTGAGGAAACTAATGTGACTAACGAGAAGGAGATTGTTTCTTGCCTTATCCCTGTGAATAACCAATCTGGATTGGATGTATCCACGTCTGGAATGTATGATGGGGAGATTGCAGTGGTGCACGCAACTGTTGGAGTTCCTAAATTAGCTGCCCACCACTTGCAGCTAAGGAACAGTCGTGGTATTCAGAAGAGGAGAAGCTCTTTGAGTTCAAGGAGAGGCAGGCGTTCTTGCTTTGGCTCACAGGATGTTATTGGTGCTTTGGCTTCTGACCGATTGAGGTTAAGACGTAATGGCCTCCGATTTTCCTCTCGTACGTCTCGGTATGAACTTAGGAGTTCGGGTCAGAAGATCTCCACACCAAGCATCAAAGAACTAAAATCTGCTTTGGTGGAATTGACGCAGGATATAGATGCAACAAGCTGTTCTGCCAACATATTGGTTATTGAATTAGACAAGTGTTACAGGCAAGAAGGAGCCACTATTGCTATGGAACTTTCTGGTTCAAAACAGTGGATTTTAGCAGTGAAGATAGGTGGTGTAAGGAGATTTAACCTTACTGCTGAAAAAGTTATGAGGCCTTGTAGTGCCAACCGTGTAACTCATGACATTATATGGGTCGGGGATCGTGGTTGGAAGCTAGAGTTTCCAGATAGGCGAGACTGGTTGATTTTCAAGGAACTTTATAAAGAATGTTCTGATCGCAATGTACAGCCTCCTGCGTTAAGCATCATTCCTGTTCCTGGTGTACGCGAAGTATCAGGCTATGCAGAGAGCAATCCTGCTCAGTTTGCCCGTCCGGATTCATACATAACTGTTAGAGATGATGAGCTGGCAAGGGCATTAGCAAGGAGTACGGCATGCTATGACATGGATTCTGATGACGAGGAGTGGCTGGAAAACATTAATGGTGAACTTTGTCTGGAAAACAAGCATCTTTCGGTTGAGAGCTTTGAGATACTGATTGATACTTTTGAGAAAGGCTTTTATTGTAATCCGGATGATTATTCTGATGAGAAAGCGGCTATCAATAGTTGCCTGGATaaggaaaagaaagaaattgTCGAGGCTGTGTATAGTTACTGGTCCAAAAAGAGGAAGCAAAACCGATCTTCCCTGATAAGAATTTTCCAG TGTTACCAGCCAAGGAGATCTCAGGTCATCCCAAAATCTGTTCTCCGCAAGAAGAGGTCTTTCAAACGACAAGGAAGCCAAGCCGGAAGAGGCAAACATCGGCCATTTCTACCAG CAATGGTGACTGAAAAAGATGCTTTGCAGCGACAGAACTCAGTTCTTAAGGTGCAAGAAGCTAAAGCTGCTGCAAACAAATCGGAGGATTTGGCAGTTAGGCTGAGACAAAGGGCTCAGCAACTGATGGAGAATGCTGATCTAGCAACTTACAAAGCCGCAATGGCACTCAAAATAGCTGAAGCAGCTAAGATTGCCAAGTCTACAGAAGCTGTTGCACCGTTTTTCATAGGTTAG
- the LOC104102188 gene encoding universal stress protein PHOS32-like, which produces MSAQPPKSIHNSQLKPVSPRFPLSATSSAAHRHVAIAVDLSDESAYAVKWAVQNYLRPGDAVILLHVRPTSVLYGADWGFSPTNQQLKIEQDYDNLTNTKATQLALPLVEANVPYKIHIVKDRDMKERLCLEVERLGLSAMIMGSRGFGATSSGFIISKGKLGSVSDYCVHHCICPVVVVRYPQEDGDGGVEKKAVVEAELPPVPEEEVEYHDADDELTKGD; this is translated from the exons ATGTCAGCTCAACCACCAAAATCAATCCATAATTCTCAACTCAAACCCGTTTCCCCGCGCTTTCCACTTTCCGCCACCTCCTCCGCTGCCCACCGTCACGTCGCCATTGCCGTTGACCTAAGCGACGAGAGTGCTTACGCCGTAAAATGGGCCGTACAGAACTACCTCCGCCCAGGAGATGCCGTCATTCTCCTCCACGTCCGACCAACTTCCGTCCTCTACGGCGCAGACTGGGGCTTCTCCCCAActaaccagcaactaaaaatcgAACAAGATTATGATAATTTAACCAACACGAAAGCTACCCAATTGGCATTACCTCTAGTGGAAGCTAACGTGCCGTACAAAATCCACATAGTGAAAGACCGTGATATGAAAGAAAGGCTTTGTTTGGAAGTGGAGAGGCTGGGATTGAGTGCTATGATTATGGGAAGCAGAGGATTTGGGGCGACGAGTAGTGGATTTATAATTAGTAAAGGGAAACTTGGGAGTGTTAGCGATTATTGCGTTCACCATTGTATTTGTCCAGTGGTTGTAGTTAGGTACCCGCAAGAAGATGGCGACGGAGGAGTGGAGAAGAAGGCGGTGGTTGAGGCTGAGCTGCCACCTGTGCCGGAGGAGGAGGTAGAATATCATGATGCTGATGATGAGTTAACTAAGG GTGATTGA